The Sphingosinithalassobacter sp. CS137 genome includes a region encoding these proteins:
- a CDS encoding penicillin acylase family protein has translation MRLARRIGLVALALLMLVAVVLAAWEPLSASRAAPPPARDYDVEIVRDDFGVPHIFGKTDPDVAYGIAYAHAEDDFDTLQQVVAMVRGRLGAMTGSEGAKTDYVFHLLRIRDTVDRDYDAQPEDVRALLDGYAAGLNHYAEQHPEEVQLARLFPVSGRDIAAGFVLRSPFFFGLDTVLGRLSEGEAPPREMADPLPDAPNATPAGPEELEKGSNAFVIAPSRSEDGATHLVSNSHQPWNGGVAWYELVVHSETGWDFAGATFPGAPYPLLGHNKTLGWTNTVNRPDLIDIYRLELDESGEKYRFDGEWHPLEARHVWLPVKVGPLDLPVRQTVWHSLHGPVIRNEDGAFAIRYAGIDQLKMVEQYYRLNRARDFAEWRQVMAMQGVPATNFLYADAEGNIAYFYNAMFPLRQEGFDYREVLPGDTSRNLWSGTVPWAMVPRIINPASGFIMNANNTPFLAAGSGSELSPADFSPLLGIETDFTNRGIRAVELLEADRSISRAELEAIKYDTAVSRNSWWPQWIAQLLAVDPQGDADLRRAQALIREWDWDQDGEGAADALMTLLLKAGQFKYRRTAPEVEPREALAGAVEHLNTHFGRLDPPMGELLRLRRGDVDLPLDGGFDVLRAAANWDVDDDGRLRVRHGDSFLMFVEWDREGTVHSRSIQPFGAATTRPESPHYADQAPLFVSHRTKPVWFDPAALQGHVERRYRP, from the coding sequence ATGAGGCTGGCGCGCCGGATCGGACTGGTGGCCCTGGCGCTGCTGATGCTCGTCGCCGTGGTGCTCGCGGCGTGGGAGCCGCTCTCCGCTTCGCGCGCGGCGCCGCCGCCGGCGCGGGACTATGACGTCGAGATCGTTCGCGACGACTTCGGCGTGCCGCACATCTTTGGGAAGACCGATCCCGATGTGGCCTATGGCATCGCCTATGCGCATGCCGAGGATGATTTCGACACGCTGCAACAGGTGGTCGCGATGGTCCGCGGCCGGCTCGGTGCGATGACCGGATCCGAAGGCGCGAAAACCGACTATGTGTTCCACCTGCTCCGCATCCGCGACACGGTCGATCGCGACTATGATGCCCAGCCCGAGGATGTGCGCGCACTGCTCGATGGTTATGCCGCCGGTCTCAATCACTATGCCGAACAACATCCTGAGGAAGTCCAGCTGGCGCGGCTCTTCCCGGTCAGCGGCCGCGATATCGCCGCGGGGTTCGTGCTGCGCTCGCCCTTCTTCTTTGGGCTCGATACGGTGCTGGGGCGGTTGAGCGAAGGCGAGGCGCCACCGCGCGAGATGGCCGATCCGTTGCCGGACGCGCCGAACGCCACGCCCGCCGGCCCCGAGGAGCTGGAGAAAGGCTCGAACGCCTTTGTGATCGCGCCCAGCCGCTCGGAAGACGGCGCCACCCACCTCGTCTCCAATTCGCACCAGCCGTGGAACGGCGGCGTCGCCTGGTACGAACTGGTGGTGCATTCCGAAACCGGCTGGGACTTCGCCGGCGCCACCTTTCCCGGCGCTCCCTATCCGCTGCTGGGGCACAACAAGACGCTCGGCTGGACCAACACCGTCAATCGGCCTGACCTGATCGACATCTATCGGCTAGAACTCGACGAGTCCGGCGAGAAGTATCGGTTCGACGGCGAATGGCACCCGCTCGAGGCGCGCCATGTCTGGCTGCCCGTAAAGGTCGGCCCTCTGGACCTGCCGGTGCGTCAGACGGTGTGGCATTCGCTTCACGGGCCCGTGATTCGCAACGAGGACGGCGCCTTCGCCATTCGCTACGCCGGCATCGATCAGCTCAAGATGGTCGAGCAATATTATCGGCTGAATCGCGCGCGCGACTTCGCCGAATGGCGCCAGGTGATGGCGATGCAGGGCGTTCCCGCCACCAACTTCCTCTATGCCGATGCAGAAGGGAACATCGCCTATTTCTACAACGCCATGTTCCCGCTGCGGCAGGAGGGGTTCGACTATCGCGAGGTGCTGCCCGGCGACACCTCACGCAACCTGTGGAGTGGTACTGTGCCCTGGGCAATGGTGCCGCGGATCATCAATCCGGCGTCTGGCTTCATCATGAACGCCAACAATACGCCGTTCCTGGCGGCGGGCAGCGGATCGGAGCTCAGCCCGGCGGATTTCTCGCCGCTGCTGGGGATCGAGACCGATTTCACCAATCGCGGCATTCGCGCGGTCGAGCTGCTGGAGGCGGACAGGTCGATCAGCCGTGCTGAACTCGAAGCGATCAAATATGACACGGCGGTCAGTCGCAACAGCTGGTGGCCGCAATGGATCGCCCAGCTGCTCGCCGTCGATCCCCAGGGCGACGCCGATCTGCGGCGTGCGCAGGCGCTGATTCGCGAATGGGACTGGGACCAGGACGGGGAGGGCGCGGCGGACGCGTTGATGACGCTGCTGCTCAAGGCGGGGCAGTTCAAGTATCGGCGGACCGCGCCCGAGGTCGAGCCGCGCGAGGCGCTCGCCGGGGCGGTGGAGCATCTGAACACGCACTTCGGACGACTCGATCCGCCGATGGGCGAATTGCTGCGGCTGCGACGGGGCGATGTCGACTTGCCGCTCGACGGTGGCTTCGACGTGCTCCGCGCCGCCGCCAACTGGGACGTGGACGACGATGGCCGCCTGCGCGTGCGCCATGGCGACAGCTTCCTGATGTTCGTCGAATGGGATCGCGAGGGCACTGTGCACTCGCGCTCGATCCAGCCGTTCGGCGCGGCGACCACGCGGCCGGAATCGCCGCACTATGCGGATCAGGCGCCGCTGTTTGTATCGCATCGCACCAAGCCGGTGTGGTTCGATCCCGCGGCGCTGCAAGGGCACGTCGAGCGCCGCTACCGGCCCTGA
- a CDS encoding M20/M25/M40 family metallo-hydrolase, which translates to MRMPLFLTAISLALVPATAIAQTAEPSFSPQRVKADVEFLASDELEGRNAGTEGYEVAARFVATRFEAMGLQPGGTDGGWYQQVPLANVALDPANPPSLTIGQQRFASGEHILMGAGSRINEAQQSVNGEVVFVGHGFESEALGLDPYAGVDARGKFVAMLVGTPANLTPEQQQALQGVDRNEIAAEHGAIGVLMLVRPQDLQQFPWAMASRYFARPQTNWVDAAGNVGGEPAGNIRIGAYLDQTATEALFEGAQMSAEQIYAAAEAGDLRSFQLAQPVLAKRNIVVTRLDSPNVIGILPGSDPAVANETVLLSAHLDHDGVDTALAGDQIYNGAMDNAAGTATMLEAARAFMESGTRPRRSIMFVALTAEEDGLLGSEYLAKHPVNPQANIVANVNLDMPVLLYDFTDVVAFGAEHSTLGPIVEAAAARADVTLSPDPMPEENLFVRSDHYSFVKEGIPSVFLVTGFQNGGEEAFRTFLATHYHKVSDQTDLPFNWEAGAKFARINYLIAREIANTEQTPRWYEGNQYGERYAPDAPKAPAPAAE; encoded by the coding sequence ATGCGCATGCCGCTGTTTCTGACGGCGATCTCGCTGGCACTCGTGCCTGCGACCGCCATCGCCCAAACCGCCGAACCCAGCTTCTCGCCCCAGCGCGTGAAGGCCGATGTCGAGTTCCTTGCCAGCGACGAGCTGGAGGGCCGCAACGCCGGTACCGAAGGCTATGAAGTCGCTGCCCGCTTCGTCGCCACGCGCTTCGAGGCGATGGGGCTTCAGCCTGGTGGCACCGACGGCGGCTGGTATCAGCAAGTGCCGCTGGCGAACGTCGCGCTCGATCCCGCCAACCCACCGTCGCTCACCATCGGGCAGCAGCGTTTCGCGAGCGGCGAGCACATCCTGATGGGCGCGGGCAGCCGGATCAACGAAGCGCAGCAGAGCGTGAACGGCGAAGTCGTCTTCGTCGGCCACGGCTTCGAATCCGAGGCGCTAGGGCTCGATCCCTATGCGGGCGTCGATGCGCGCGGCAAGTTCGTGGCGATGCTCGTCGGAACGCCGGCGAACCTGACGCCCGAACAGCAGCAGGCGCTGCAAGGCGTGGACCGCAACGAAATCGCGGCCGAACATGGCGCGATCGGCGTGTTGATGCTGGTGCGGCCGCAGGATCTTCAGCAATTCCCCTGGGCGATGGCTTCACGCTATTTCGCGCGGCCGCAGACCAACTGGGTGGATGCGGCGGGCAATGTCGGCGGCGAGCCGGCGGGCAACATCCGCATTGGTGCCTATCTCGACCAGACGGCGACGGAAGCGCTGTTCGAAGGCGCGCAGATGTCCGCGGAACAAATCTATGCAGCCGCCGAGGCAGGCGACCTGCGCAGTTTCCAGCTCGCGCAGCCGGTGCTCGCCAAGCGCAACATCGTCGTGACCCGGCTCGACAGCCCGAACGTGATCGGCATCCTGCCCGGCAGCGACCCGGCGGTAGCCAACGAGACGGTGCTGCTTTCTGCGCACCTCGACCACGATGGCGTCGACACCGCGCTCGCCGGCGACCAAATCTACAACGGCGCGATGGACAATGCCGCCGGCACTGCGACGATGCTGGAAGCCGCGCGCGCCTTCATGGAAAGCGGCACGCGTCCTCGCCGATCGATCATGTTCGTCGCGCTGACCGCCGAGGAAGACGGGCTGCTCGGTTCCGAATATCTCGCCAAGCATCCGGTGAATCCGCAGGCGAACATCGTCGCGAACGTCAATCTGGACATGCCGGTCCTGCTCTATGACTTCACCGACGTGGTCGCGTTCGGCGCCGAGCATTCGACGCTGGGGCCGATCGTCGAGGCGGCAGCGGCGCGCGCCGACGTCACGCTCTCGCCCGATCCGATGCCCGAGGAGAATCTGTTCGTCCGATCGGATCACTACAGCTTCGTGAAGGAAGGCATCCCGTCGGTGTTCCTCGTCACCGGATTTCAGAACGGCGGCGAAGAGGCGTTCCGCACCTTCCTCGCGACGCATTATCACAAGGTGTCGGACCAGACCGACCTTCCCTTCAACTGGGAGGCAGGCGCCAAGTTCGCGCGGATCAACTATCTGATCGCGCGCGAGATCGCGAACACCGAACAGACGCCGCGCTGGTACGAAGGCAATCAATATGGCGAGCGCTACGCTCCGGACGCGCCCAAGGCACCGGCGCCGGCCGCCGAATAG
- a CDS encoding M16 family metallopeptidase yields the protein MKTFLTFLSVTTCALAITAVPATAPVASAQQASDAPAPAPVSELARAIDIPYEEFTLPNGLRVIVHEDRKAPIVAVSTWYDVGSKHEPEGRTGFAHLFEHLMFNGSENAPGDFFEPLREVGATDFNGTTSFDRTNYFETVPRPALERALFLESDRMGYLLGAVTQGVLDEQRGVVQNEKRQGDNQPYGLAWYNILEGVFGEGHPYSHSPIGSMADLDAASLKDVRSWFRSHYGPNNAILVLAGDVDAAEARPLVEKYFGEIPSGPESVLPEVTPRPIPATIKETMNDRVATARIYRIWQIPSLNHEDATALKIAGGVLGGLSSSRLDNVLVRDEQLAVRVSADADTMAQTGTFDVTVDVRPGVDPATVEARLDQIVAEFLAEGPTADEVQRVATSTMARQLAGLESVGGFGGKAVALAQGALYSDDPAFYKRELAELASTTPAEVQAAAREWLDQPFYQLTVVPGAREEQYVEAGEAPAEPPAGQTVAAGPEEGPAPGTRGAMPAVGEIGDLDFPDVTRTRLGNGIELVYAQRDAVPITQMALSFDAGRVADPADKLGLQSLMLSVMSEGTQSRNAVALAEAKERLGAEIGTSSTADRTIVTLYTPSPNLAGSVDLLADVVRNPAFAPAEVERLRSQLLAGISAELTNPGALGMRALPPLVYGSASPYAKLGAGSGDPQAVQAMTRDDLAAFHQAWLRPEKLKIFVVSDRPLAEVQAALEAEFADWSPAGAAAAKAFDGAAVQASPRILLIDRPDSPQSLILGGQLTELSSRDELLPVLTANDVLGSDFLSRINMDLREEKHWSYGAGGYVQRYENSVPYIIQAPVQADKTGEAIVSLRREIAAFLSDEGITPVEFQRTINGNVRELAGGFEASDAVLSAMQQNDLFGRPDDYYETIAQKYRGLTREQLDAAARAALDPNDFVWVVVGDASTVRPQLDSIGLPVEVVPAASVAGAASEAE from the coding sequence ATGAAGACGTTCCTCACCTTTCTGAGCGTGACCACGTGCGCGCTCGCGATCACGGCAGTTCCCGCCACGGCGCCGGTCGCTTCCGCGCAGCAGGCATCCGATGCGCCCGCACCAGCGCCGGTTTCCGAACTCGCCCGCGCGATCGATATTCCCTATGAGGAATTCACGCTGCCCAACGGGCTGCGCGTCATCGTGCACGAGGATCGCAAGGCGCCGATCGTCGCGGTTTCGACTTGGTATGACGTCGGTTCGAAGCATGAGCCCGAGGGCCGCACCGGCTTCGCGCATCTGTTCGAGCATCTGATGTTCAACGGCTCGGAGAACGCCCCGGGCGATTTCTTCGAGCCGCTGCGCGAAGTGGGTGCGACCGATTTCAACGGCACCACTTCGTTCGATCGCACCAACTATTTCGAGACGGTTCCGCGCCCGGCGCTCGAGCGCGCGCTGTTCCTCGAGAGCGACCGCATGGGCTATCTGCTCGGCGCCGTCACCCAGGGGGTGCTCGATGAGCAGCGCGGCGTCGTCCAGAACGAGAAGCGCCAGGGCGACAACCAGCCCTATGGCCTCGCCTGGTACAACATCCTCGAAGGCGTGTTCGGCGAGGGACATCCCTACAGCCATTCGCCGATCGGCTCGATGGCCGATCTGGATGCCGCCAGCCTCAAGGACGTGCGCAGCTGGTTCCGCTCGCACTATGGCCCGAACAACGCGATCCTCGTGCTCGCCGGCGACGTCGACGCCGCCGAGGCGCGCCCGCTGGTCGAGAAATATTTCGGCGAAATCCCGAGCGGGCCGGAAAGCGTGCTTCCGGAGGTGACGCCGCGGCCGATCCCGGCCACGATCAAGGAGACGATGAACGATCGCGTCGCCACCGCGCGCATCTATCGCATCTGGCAGATTCCCAGCCTCAACCATGAGGATGCGACTGCGCTTAAGATCGCCGGCGGCGTGCTCGGCGGGCTTTCGAGCTCGCGGCTCGACAATGTGCTGGTGCGCGACGAGCAGCTCGCGGTGCGGGTCAGTGCCGATGCCGATACCATGGCCCAGACCGGCACCTTCGACGTGACGGTCGACGTGCGCCCCGGCGTCGATCCGGCGACCGTGGAAGCACGTCTCGACCAGATCGTCGCAGAGTTCCTCGCCGAGGGACCGACCGCCGATGAAGTCCAGCGCGTCGCCACGAGCACCATGGCCCGGCAGCTCGCCGGGCTCGAGTCGGTTGGCGGCTTCGGCGGCAAGGCGGTGGCGCTGGCGCAGGGCGCGCTCTATTCGGACGATCCGGCCTTCTACAAGCGCGAGCTCGCCGAGCTGGCGTCGACGACGCCGGCAGAAGTGCAGGCGGCTGCCCGCGAATGGCTCGATCAGCCCTTCTATCAGCTCACTGTCGTGCCGGGTGCGCGCGAGGAGCAATATGTCGAAGCGGGCGAGGCTCCGGCCGAGCCGCCTGCGGGCCAGACGGTCGCCGCTGGACCCGAGGAGGGGCCTGCGCCCGGAACGCGCGGGGCAATGCCCGCCGTCGGCGAGATCGGCGACCTCGACTTCCCGGACGTTACGCGCACCCGGCTCGGCAACGGAATCGAGCTCGTCTATGCGCAGCGCGACGCGGTGCCGATCACGCAGATGGCGCTCAGCTTCGACGCGGGCCGAGTCGCCGATCCGGCCGACAAGCTGGGCCTCCAGTCGCTGATGCTTTCGGTGATGAGTGAGGGCACGCAGAGCCGCAATGCCGTTGCGCTGGCCGAGGCCAAGGAGCGGCTCGGTGCCGAGATCGGCACGAGCAGCACCGCCGACCGGACGATCGTGACGCTGTACACGCCGAGCCCCAATCTTGCCGGGTCGGTCGATCTGCTGGCCGACGTCGTCCGCAATCCGGCGTTCGCTCCGGCGGAAGTCGAGCGGCTGCGCAGCCAGCTTCTGGCGGGCATTTCGGCCGAGCTGACCAATCCGGGTGCGCTCGGCATGCGCGCATTGCCGCCGCTCGTCTATGGCTCGGCCTCGCCTTATGCGAAGCTGGGCGCGGGCAGCGGGGATCCGCAGGCGGTGCAGGCGATGACCCGCGACGATCTCGCCGCCTTCCACCAGGCATGGCTCCGGCCGGAGAAGCTCAAGATCTTCGTGGTGAGCGATCGCCCGCTGGCCGAAGTGCAGGCGGCGCTCGAAGCGGAATTCGCCGACTGGTCCCCAGCCGGTGCCGCCGCCGCAAAGGCATTCGACGGCGCCGCCGTTCAGGCCAGCCCGCGAATCCTGCTGATCGACCGCCCCGATTCGCCGCAGTCGCTGATTCTGGGCGGTCAGCTTACCGAGCTGTCGAGCCGCGACGAGCTGCTGCCGGTGCTCACCGCGAACGACGTGCTGGGCAGCGATTTCCTCTCGCGCATCAACATGGATCTGCGCGAGGAGAAACATTGGTCCTATGGAGCCGGCGGCTACGTCCAGCGCTACGAGAACAGCGTGCCCTACATCATCCAGGCGCCGGTGCAGGCCGACAAGACCGGCGAGGCGATCGTGTCGCTGCGCCGGGAAATCGCGGCGTTCCTTTCGGACGAGGGGATCACGCCCGTCGAGTTTCAGCGGACGATCAACGGCAACGTTCGTGAGCTGGCCGGCGGATTCGAAGCCAGCGACGCCGTGCTCTCGGCGATGCAGCAGAACGATCTCTTCGGCCGTCCGGACGATTATTACGAGACGATCGCGCAAAAATATCGTGGCCTCACCCGCGAGCAGCTTGACGCTGCGGCACGCGCGGCTCTCGACCCGAACGACTTCGTCTGGGTCGTCGTCGGCGATGCCTCGACCGTGCGCCCGCAGCTTGACAGCATCGGCCTGCCTGTCGAGGTGGTGCCTGCAGCGTCGGTCGCCGGTGCGGCGTCCGAAGCCGAATGA
- a CDS encoding tetratricopeptide repeat-containing sulfotransferase family protein produces the protein MEARSAVAATQVAALKNAIARRHRADVNRAAFALIRARAPLGSQWRALVQLLEQNGELTASLAAADLLVEQTGGSDAARFEKASVLARSGRLDEAAGLLESLDPDRPTPLQHAYLRGTVETNRGRFDTAREQLNRAVEIAPASGQAWLALAMIARRETCAELKERLRAAASVAAQAAPLDRAAYHSACGAVHDLEGDAQTAREHFGRCADIMARQLPYDRSTDVRGAQEAVRGYSTDRFARAGEAPQVPGADRPIFVTGLPRSGTTLVEQILVSHSAVAAGEELGLFPILRRDLGAASAASLDALYSRGGSARAIAGLYLHLASERLGSSGRFVDKTLSASRYLGVLAEALPAAPIIWLRRDPLDCAWSCYRTFFVAGLSWSWNPLTIAEHFKLEDQLFAQWQDLLGERMLQVEYQQLVSDPATVIRAILEHCGLEFEPAVLEPHKTSRRVTTASVAQVRQPIHQRAIGIAQPYREQLQPFLDAYQAD, from the coding sequence ATGGAAGCGCGATCCGCCGTGGCCGCGACTCAGGTCGCAGCGTTGAAGAACGCCATCGCCCGGCGACACCGGGCGGACGTCAATCGAGCGGCGTTCGCCCTGATCCGCGCCCGCGCTCCGCTCGGCTCCCAATGGCGAGCGCTCGTCCAGCTCCTGGAGCAGAACGGCGAACTGACAGCGAGCCTCGCGGCGGCCGACCTGCTGGTGGAACAGACGGGGGGCAGCGACGCGGCGCGCTTTGAAAAAGCATCGGTTCTCGCGCGTTCTGGTCGTCTCGACGAGGCGGCAGGCCTGCTGGAGTCGCTCGATCCCGACCGGCCGACGCCGCTTCAGCACGCCTATCTTCGCGGGACCGTTGAAACCAACCGCGGCAGGTTCGATACGGCACGCGAACAGTTGAACCGGGCCGTCGAAATCGCTCCCGCATCCGGCCAGGCATGGCTCGCCCTGGCGATGATCGCGCGGCGCGAGACTTGCGCAGAGTTGAAAGAGCGCTTGCGCGCCGCCGCATCGGTGGCCGCACAGGCGGCACCTCTCGATCGCGCCGCCTATCATTCGGCCTGTGGCGCGGTGCACGACCTGGAGGGCGATGCGCAGACGGCGCGCGAGCACTTCGGGCGCTGCGCCGACATCATGGCGCGACAGCTACCCTATGATCGGTCGACGGACGTCCGCGGCGCGCAGGAAGCGGTTCGCGGCTATTCGACCGACCGCTTCGCCCGCGCCGGCGAGGCGCCGCAGGTGCCGGGGGCGGATCGCCCGATCTTCGTCACGGGGCTTCCCCGCTCCGGCACCACGCTCGTCGAGCAGATCCTGGTCAGCCACAGCGCCGTCGCCGCCGGAGAGGAACTCGGCCTGTTTCCGATCCTGCGCCGTGACCTGGGAGCAGCGAGCGCGGCATCGCTCGACGCGCTGTATTCCCGCGGCGGAAGCGCACGGGCCATCGCCGGATTGTATCTCCATCTGGCGAGCGAGCGGCTCGGAAGTTCGGGCCGCTTCGTCGACAAGACGTTGAGCGCGAGCCGCTATCTGGGCGTTCTGGCCGAAGCATTGCCTGCCGCTCCGATCATCTGGCTGCGGCGCGACCCGCTCGACTGTGCCTGGTCCTGCTACCGCACTTTCTTCGTGGCCGGCCTGTCGTGGAGCTGGAATCCCCTGACGATCGCCGAACATTTCAAGCTCGAGGACCAGCTGTTCGCGCAGTGGCAGGATCTCTTGGGCGAGCGAATGCTGCAGGTCGAGTATCAGCAGCTCGTAAGTGATCCCGCCACCGTGATTCGAGCGATTCTCGAGCATTGTGGACTGGAGTTCGAGCCCGCAGTGCTCGAGCCGCACAAGACCAGCCGGCGCGTGACGACGGCCAGCGTCGCGCAGGTGCGCCAGCCGATTCATCAGCGCGCCATCGGAATTGCCCAGCCGTATCGCGAACAGCTCCAGCCCTTCCTCGACGCCTATCAGGCGGACTGA
- the clpB gene encoding ATP-dependent chaperone ClpB, protein MNLEKFTDRAKGFLQSAQTVAIRLSHQRIAPEHLLKALLEDSEGMASGLIAKAGGDARRALADTDAALARIPAVSGGGAQQTPGLDNDSVRVLDQAEQVATKAGDSFVTVERLLLALTLATTTAAGKALAAAGVKPEALNQAINELRGGRTADTASAEDRYDALKKFARDLTEAAHAGKLDPVIGRDEEIRRTIQILARRTKNNPVLIGEPGVGKTAIAEGLALRIANGDVPDNLKDRKLMALDMGSLIAGAKYRGEFEERLKGVLDEVKAGEGTIILFIDEMHTLIGAGKTEGAMDAGNLLKPALARGELHCIGATTLDEYRKYVEKDAALQRRFQPVFVGEPTVEDTISILRGLKEKYELHHGVRITDGAIVSAATLSNRYITDRFLPDKAIDLMDEAASRIRMEVESKPEEIEALDRRIIQLKIEREALRKETDAASRDRLDRLEDELADLERQSAELTQRWQAEKVKIQSEATLKQQLDQARIELEQAQRSGDLGRAGELSYGVIPGLEKQLAEAAGATEGAMLREEVTADDIAAVVSRWTGIPVDRMLEGEREKLLNMEAALGARVIGQADAVKAVSTAVRRSRAGLQDPNRPLGSFLFLGPTGVGKTELTKALAEFLFDDANAMVRIDMSEFMEKHAVARLIGAPPGYVGYEEGGVLTEAVRRRPYQVILFDEVEKAHGDVFNVLLQVLDDGRLTDGQGRTVDFANTIIIMTSNLGSNYLTNLADGQSVEDVEPQVMEIVRGHFRPEFLNRLDEIILFHRLGQEHMGPIVEIQVARVQRLLADRKIRIELTAGARDWLGRVGYDPVYGARPLKRAVQRYLQDPLADLILKGEVKDGSTVQVGEGDGGLVLRVDQSA, encoded by the coding sequence ATGAATCTCGAAAAATTTACCGATCGCGCCAAGGGCTTTCTCCAGTCGGCGCAGACCGTGGCGATCCGCCTGAGCCATCAGCGGATCGCGCCCGAACATCTGCTGAAGGCGCTGCTCGAGGACAGCGAGGGGATGGCCTCGGGCCTGATCGCCAAGGCGGGCGGCGACGCCAGGCGCGCGCTTGCCGACACCGATGCCGCGCTGGCGCGCATTCCCGCCGTTTCGGGCGGTGGGGCGCAGCAGACGCCGGGGCTGGACAATGATTCGGTCCGCGTGCTCGATCAGGCCGAGCAGGTGGCGACTAAGGCCGGCGACAGCTTCGTCACGGTCGAGCGGCTGCTGCTGGCGCTCACCCTTGCCACGACCACTGCGGCAGGCAAGGCGCTCGCGGCCGCGGGTGTGAAGCCCGAGGCGCTGAACCAGGCGATCAACGAACTGCGCGGCGGGCGCACTGCCGATACCGCGTCCGCCGAGGATCGCTACGATGCGCTCAAGAAGTTCGCCCGCGACCTGACCGAGGCGGCACATGCCGGCAAGCTCGATCCGGTGATCGGCCGCGACGAGGAAATCCGGCGCACGATCCAGATCCTCGCGCGTCGCACCAAGAACAATCCGGTGCTGATCGGAGAGCCCGGCGTCGGCAAGACGGCGATCGCCGAGGGGCTGGCGCTGCGCATCGCCAACGGCGACGTTCCCGACAACCTCAAGGATCGCAAGCTGATGGCGCTCGACATGGGCAGCCTGATCGCGGGCGCGAAATATCGCGGCGAGTTCGAGGAGCGGCTGAAGGGCGTACTCGACGAAGTGAAGGCGGGCGAAGGCACCATCATCCTCTTCATCGACGAGATGCACACGCTGATCGGTGCGGGGAAGACCGAAGGCGCAATGGACGCGGGCAATCTGCTCAAGCCGGCGCTCGCGCGCGGCGAGCTCCACTGCATCGGCGCGACCACGCTCGACGAATATCGCAAATATGTCGAAAAGGACGCGGCGCTCCAACGGCGCTTCCAGCCCGTGTTCGTCGGCGAGCCGACGGTCGAGGACACGATCTCGATCCTGCGCGGGCTCAAGGAGAAGTATGAGCTGCACCATGGCGTGCGGATCACCGACGGCGCGATCGTCTCCGCCGCGACGCTCTCGAATCGCTACATCACCGACCGCTTCCTGCCCGACAAGGCGATCGACCTGATGGACGAGGCGGCGAGCCGCATCCGCATGGAAGTCGAAAGCAAGCCCGAGGAGATCGAGGCGCTCGACCGTCGGATCATCCAGCTCAAGATCGAGCGCGAGGCGCTGCGCAAGGAGACCGACGCCGCCTCGCGCGACCGGCTCGACCGGCTCGAGGACGAGCTCGCCGATCTGGAGCGCCAGTCGGCCGAGCTGACGCAGCGCTGGCAGGCCGAGAAGGTGAAGATCCAGTCCGAGGCGACGCTGAAGCAGCAGCTCGACCAGGCACGGATCGAACTCGAGCAGGCGCAGCGTTCGGGCGACCTCGGCCGTGCGGGCGAGCTTTCCTATGGCGTGATCCCGGGGCTGGAAAAGCAGCTCGCCGAGGCCGCCGGGGCGACCGAAGGCGCGATGCTGCGCGAGGAAGTGACCGCCGACGACATCGCCGCGGTGGTGAGCCGCTGGACGGGCATTCCGGTCGACCGGATGCTCGAGGGCGAGCGCGAGAAGCTGCTCAACATGGAAGCCGCGCTCGGCGCGCGCGTGATCGGCCAGGCGGATGCAGTGAAGGCCGTTTCCACTGCCGTCCGCCGCAGCCGCGCGGGGCTGCAGGATCCGAACCGGCCTCTCGGGAGCTTCCTGTTCCTCGGGCCCACCGGCGTCGGCAAGACCGAACTGACCAAGGCGCTCGCCGAATTCCTGTTCGACGATGCCAATGCGATGGTCCGCATCGACATGAGCGAGTTCATGGAGAAGCATGCGGTCGCCCGGCTGATCGGCGCGCCTCCCGGCTATGTCGGCTATGAGGAGGGCGGCGTGCTGACCGAAGCCGTGCGTCGGCGCCCCTATCAGGTGATCCTGTTCGACGAAGTGGAGAAGGCGCACGGCGACGTGTTCAACGTGCTGCTCCAGGTGCTCGATGACGGGCGGCTGACCGACGGCCAGGGCCGCACGGTGGACTTCGCGAACACGATCATCATCATGACGTCGAACCTCGGCTCAAATTATCTGACCAACCTTGCCGACGGCCAGTCGGTGGAGGACGTCGAGCCGCAGGTGATGGAGATCGTCCGCGGCCATTTCCGCCCGGAATTCCTCAACCGGCTCGACGAGATCATCCTGTTCCACCGGCTGGGGCAGGAGCATATGGGGCCGATCGTCGAGATCCAGGTCGCGCGCGTCCAGCGCCTGCTGGCCGATCGCAAGATCCGGATCGAGCTGACCGCTGGGGCGCGCGATTGGCTGGGGCGCGTCGGCTACGACCCGGTCTATGGCGCGCGCCCCCTCAAGCGAGCGGTCCAGCGCTATCTCCAGGATCCGCTCGCCGACCTGATCCTCAAGGGCGAAGTGAAGGACGGATCCACGGTGCAGGTCGGCGAAGGCGACGGGGGGCTGGTGCTGAGAGTAGATCAGTCCGCCTGA